The Thalassophryne amazonica chromosome 6, fThaAma1.1, whole genome shotgun sequence genome includes a region encoding these proteins:
- the LOC117512782 gene encoding syntaphilin, giving the protein MSLTPSRKPSSSQRRRSVGTGGGSGRYSQSETSSTNTYPGRIRAAEGHPTVRTYPTTPRRQVKQTACSDNHGIKPPTPEQYLTPLQQKEVCIRHLRARLRDNVERLQHRDFEIEELRTQLFRMQEDWIEEECHRVEAQLALKEARREIQHLQGVVESVRANLGVPEQGPHEHKPYSGLWGPRPVGKSQSCGCSPANTLSRSTTRNRLSSEALQLEHSVHAAEPSRGSCISGQTHLLEAAVPSEQLPSQGLSGGPSAVLSSSNFERLYSRGAVLPMSHSCHTLSSSYKCDGPTYLPHHHLFLHLPQEEVPVPTSSAATTSTPIPTPAAEKKPEVRSQACSPTMTWLCEDSAGEELSIISLATVDIITPSIKRQFPTSLPPSSHSEIPEELHTKQPHPVMQPPVSLEVTALETEENTKEESQSMNEDGYSSQLGHWSSSFLVDLLALAMPVVPTMAWLCRGGTRDVMPVYQIGSLLRGCCAVALHSLRRQNTARPTSMNGTPPI; this is encoded by the exons GCGTTCAGTGGGCACTGGTGGTGGGAGTGGGCGATATTCCCAGAGTGAAACCTCGAGTACCAACACCTATCCTGGTCGAATTCGGGCAGCAGAGGGCCACCCCACAGTTCGCACATATCCCACTACGCCAAG GCGTCAGGTGAAGCAGACAGCCTGCAGTGATAACCATGGAATCAAGCCCCCAACCCCAGAGCAGTATCTCACTCCCCTGCAACAAAAGGAGGTGTGCATACGTCATCTACGAGCTCGGCTGAGGGACAACGTTGAAAGATTACAACACAG GGATTTTGAGATAGAAGAGTTGAGGACTCAGCTGTTTAGGATGCAGGAAGACTGGATAGAAGAGGAATGCCACCGTGTAGAAGCCCAGTTAGCCCTTAAAGAGGCCCGCAGGGAGATCCAGCACCTCCAAGGGGTGGTAGAGTCAGTGAGAGCCAACCTGGGAGTCCCTGAACAAGGCCCCCATGAGCACAAGCCATACTCAGGACTGTGGGGTCCTCGGCCAGTAGGGAAATCTCAGTCATGTGGCTGTTCCCCAGCCAACACTCTGAGCCGAAGCACCACTCGCAACCGCTTGAGCAGCGAGGCACTGCAACTGGAGCATAGCGTGCACGCTGCTGAGCCAAGTAGAGGATCTTGCATATCAGGGCAAACCCACCTTCTGGAGGCAGCGGTGCCATCAGAACAGTTACCATCACAAGGCCTCAGTGGAGGTCCTTCAGCTGTGCTGAGCTCTTCTAATTTTGAAAGGTTGTACAGCAGGGGTGCCGTGCTACCAATGTCACACTCCTGCCATACACTCAGCAGCAGCTACAAGTGTGATGGACCAACCTACCTCCCCCATCACCACTTGTTCCTGCACTTACCTCAGGAAGAAGTCCCAGTACCAACATCATCCGCTGCTACCACCAGTACCCCTATCCCAACTCCTGCAGCAGAAAAGAAGCCAGAGGTCCGTTCCCAGGCCTGCAGCCCAACAATGACCTGGCTATGTGAGGATAGTGCTGGTGAAGAGCTGAGCATCATTTCATTAGCAACAGTGGACATCATCACCCCCTCAATAAAACGCCAGTTTCCAACATCTTTACCTCCCTCCTCCCATTCTGAGATTCCAGAAGAACTCCACACCAAGCAACCCCACCCTGTAATGCAACCTCCAGTCAGCCTGGAGGTGACAGCGCTGGAGACTGAGGAGAACACTAAGGAGGAATCCCAAAGCATGAATGAAGATGGTTATTCCTCTCAGCTGGGTCACTGGAGCAGTTCCTTCCTTGTCGATCTGTTGGCTCTGGCAATGCCAGTGGTCCCAACCATGGCGTGGCTGTGTCGAGGAGGGACGCGGGACGTCATGCCAGTCTATCAAATTGGGTCACTGTTAAGAGGTTGTTGTGCCGTGGCCCTCCATTCACTTCGGCGCCAGAATACAGCCAGACCTACCAGCATGAATGGAACACCACCAATATGA